From one Magnetofaba australis IT-1 genomic stretch:
- a CDS encoding CHAD domain-containing protein: protein MDTPNISKSTPLSADLSVEQAFTQIVRHNFKYIVAWEPIAHIGEDIEGVHQVRVGFRRMRSALSVFRPALPREATAEMAEKMRWAASELGYARDMDVFLDEGLEEMAGRIPPLESEEAFALLCRQRRDEAYEPVRALIESDDYRRFKLSMDAWLKDRGWRAALSDEDKAELGKPITPLAAKVLDKRWKKVTATADITQLDDVSLHAKRIECKKMRYAAEFFLPLFDAEKMSGFISALKGLQDILGVLNDVAVLPGLLDRILDSQRDPRLLRYAGATLGWRASEAQHLRRDLPQRWAALQQAPTPWASAPDKGRKRKK from the coding sequence ATGGACACGCCAAACATCAGCAAAAGCACACCGCTTTCCGCCGACCTAAGCGTGGAGCAGGCGTTTACCCAGATCGTGCGTCACAATTTCAAATATATCGTCGCCTGGGAGCCCATTGCCCACATCGGTGAAGATATCGAAGGCGTGCATCAGGTGCGTGTGGGATTCCGCCGCATGCGCAGCGCGCTATCTGTTTTTCGACCAGCGCTGCCACGCGAAGCCACGGCGGAGATGGCGGAGAAGATGCGGTGGGCGGCTTCGGAGTTGGGCTATGCGCGGGATATGGATGTGTTTCTGGACGAAGGGCTAGAGGAGATGGCGGGACGCATTCCGCCATTGGAGAGCGAGGAGGCGTTCGCATTGCTGTGTCGCCAGCGCCGTGACGAGGCGTACGAGCCGGTGCGCGCCCTGATTGAGAGTGACGACTACCGGCGCTTCAAACTCAGCATGGATGCGTGGCTGAAGGATCGAGGATGGCGCGCTGCGCTCTCAGACGAGGACAAGGCCGAGCTGGGCAAGCCGATTACGCCGCTGGCCGCCAAAGTGTTGGACAAACGCTGGAAAAAGGTGACCGCCACCGCCGACATCACGCAATTGGACGACGTCTCATTGCACGCCAAACGGATTGAATGCAAGAAGATGCGTTACGCCGCCGAGTTCTTCCTGCCACTGTTCGACGCCGAGAAGATGAGCGGATTTATCTCGGCGCTTAAAGGGTTACAAGACATTCTTGGGGTTCTGAATGACGTCGCGGTGCTGCCTGGGCTATTGGATCGCATATTGGACTCGCAGCGCGATCCACGATTGCTGCGCTATGCGGGCGCGACGTTGGGTTGGAGAGCCTCCGAGGCGCAGCATTTGCGGCGCGACCTCCCACAGCGCTGGGCAGCGTTGCAACAGGCCCCCACGCCATGGGCCAGCGCGCCG